A DNA window from Zingiber officinale cultivar Zhangliang chromosome 3A, Zo_v1.1, whole genome shotgun sequence contains the following coding sequences:
- the LOC122050620 gene encoding uncharacterized protein LOC122050620, whose translation MSEARDYEFADLLVDAETPLFPGCTTYTKLSAIVTLYNFKSTNGHTDNSFNELLKILGDMLPEKNTLPKDVYSMRKLLKPFDLGYEKIHACPNDCCLFRKELKDLDSCPKCGSSRWKVDKVTTKVCKGVPEKVLRYFPVIPRLKRMFKSEQKAEDLIWHSNHKSHDHMMRHPVDSIAWDTINHKWPAFASDPRNLRLGLATDGFNPFGDLSSRYSCWPVILVNYNLPPLMCMAKENLMLTLLIPGPKQPGNDIDVYLEPLVEDLKELWDIGVETYDAFSKSVFNMKAILMWTINDFPAYGNLAGCATKGKLGCPICGEGISSMWLKYSRKFAYLGHRRFLAPNHPFRQKKKWFDGNKETKGKPRPLNGLEILNELKDIENDWGKKKMGKDINNTKKKRKERDGSKKVQKPVQMWKKKSIFFNLPYWSGLLLRHNLDVMHVEKNVCENIIGTMLNLKKKSKDGVNARKDLRLKKIKLPDGYSSNIGNCVSLEERKLIGLKSHDCHVLMQQLLSVALRSLLPKGPRNAIFLLCAFYNELCQRVLDRNRLEQLKENIAETLCMLERYFPPAFFTISVHLTIHLAREARLCGPVQFRWMYPFERFMKMLKGYVKNRARPEGCIAECYLAEERMRFCSAYIKKAACIGLRSNRNDDLENGVVEGRPISQGKEIILEEHLLQAAHRYVLFNTAEIDPYIQMHIEELKQTDRRFSSNETLLQKRHMETFAQWLSKHVLDNSSDRIQWLAHGPRKHVISYTGYIINGHRFHTIDVGRLTQDSGVSVEADTIWQSSSTDSHTVGRQSYYGVIRDIVLLDYYFFKVPVFRCDWANPGTASQAKQVFYSRENDESNWYVLLKAPPRGIHNMDLLEEDAYTSSKPLDVSRLEINITEKEPYSRNECEGIDVIDIP comes from the exons ATGTCTGAGGCAAGAGATTATGAATTTGCTGATTTATTAGTAGATGCAGAAACTCCTCTCTTCCCTGGTTGTACAACTTACACGAAGTTGTCAGCAATCGTTACATTATACAATTTCAAGTCTACAAATGGTCACACTGACAATAGTTTCAATGAGCTCCTTAAGATCTTAGGTGACATGCTTCCAGAAAAAAACACGCTTCCAAAGGATGTTTACTCAATGAGAAAGTTGTTAAAACCATTTGATTTAGGATATGAGAAGATTCATGCATGCCCAAATGACTGTTGTCTATTTAGAAAGGAGCTTAAAGATTTGGACTCATGTCCAAAGTGTGGTTCTTCAAGATGGAAGGTAGACAAAGTCACCACCAAAGTTTGTAAAGGAGTTCCTGAAAAGGTGCTACGATATTTTCCTGTGATACCAAGATTGAAAAGGATGTTTAAATCAGAACAAAAGGCTGAAGACTTGATTTGGCATTCCAACCATAAAAGTCATGATCATATGATGCGTCATCCAGTTGATTCAATAGCTTGGGATACGATAAATCATAAGTGGCCAGCTTTTGCATCAGATCCTAGAAATCTCCGGCTTGGTCTTGCAACAGATGGATTCAACCCTTTTGGTGATCTTAGTTctagatatagttgttggccagttattttaGTAAATTACAACCTTCCTCCGTTGATGTGCATGGCGAAGGAAAATCTTATGTTGACATTATTGATTCCAGGCCCGAAGCAACCAGGAAATGATATAGATGTATACTTGGAACCCCTAGTGGAGGATTTGAAGGAGTTATGGGACATTGGTGTGGAGACGTATGATGCATTTAGCAAGTCAGTGTTCAATATGAAAGCTATTTTGatgtggacaatcaatgattttccagcTTATGGAAACTTAGCTGGATGTGCCACAAAAGGGAAACTTGGTTGTCCAATATGTGGTGAAGGCATATCTTCTATGTGGCTTAAGTATAGTAGAAAGTTTGCATATTTAGGGCATAGGAGATTTCTTGCTCCTAATCATCCATTCCGTCAGAAGAAGAAGTGGTTTGATGGGAATAAAGAGACAAAAGGAAAACCTAGGCCTCTGAATGGATTAGAAATTCTTAATGAATTGAAAGACATTGAAAATgactggggtaaaaagaaaatgggTAAAGATATCAATAatacaaagaaaaagaggaaggagCGTGATGGTTCAAAAAAAGTTCAAAAACCAGTTCAAATGTGGAAGAAGAagtcaatatttttcaatttgcCATACTGGAGT GGGCTCCTGCTACGTCATAACTTAGATGTTATGCATGTTGAAAAGAATGTTTGCGAGAATATCATAGGTACAATGTTAAACTTAAAGAAAAAATCAAAAGATGGTGTTAACGCTCGCAAAGATTTGAG gttgaagaaaataaagttacCTGATGGTTATAGCTCAAATATTGGTAACTGTGTTTCTTTAGAAGAACGAAAGCTTATTGGGTTGAAATCTCATGATTGTCATGTTCTTATGCAACAATTGCTTTCAGTAGCATTGAGAAGTCTTTTACCAAAAGGTCCACGTAATGCTATATTTTTGCTTTGTGCATTTTACAATGAGTTATGTCAAAGAGTGTTAGATAGGAACCGTCTAGAACAACTCAAAGAGAATATTGCTGAAACTTTATGCATGTTGGAGAGGTACTTTCCACCAGCTTTCTTTACCATCTCTGTTCATTTGACAATTCATTTAGCAAGAGAGGCTCGCCTATGTGGGCCAGTTCAATTCcgctggatgtatccatttgaaag atttatgaaaatGCTTAAAGGCTATGTGAAGAACCGAGCAAGGCCAGAGGGTTGCATAGCTGAGTGTTACCTTGCAGAAGAACGAATGCGATTTTGTAGTGCTTATATAAAAAAAGCTGCTTGTATTGGTCTCCGATCTAATCGGAATGACGATTTGGAAAATGGAGTAGTGGAAGGTCGCCCCATTTCTCAAGGaaaagaaattattttagaagaacaTTTGTTACAAGCAGCACATCGATATGTGTTGTTCAATACTGCAGAAATTGATCCTTACATACA GATgcacattgaggagcttaaacaaACAGATCGTCGTTTCTCAAGTAATGAAACACTGTTACAAAAACGACATATGGAAACATTTGCTCAATGGTTATCAAAACATGTTCTTGATAACTCTTCAGATCGGATTCAATGGCTAGCACATGGTCCAAGAAAGcatgttatatcatatacagGTTATATTATAAATGGACATCGGTTCCACACAATTGATGTTGGAAGGTTGACACAAGATAGTGGTGTTTCAGTTGAAGCTGATACTATTTGGCAATCTAGTTCTACTGATTCACATACAGTAGGAAGACAATCGTACTATGGGGTTATACGAGATATTGTGTTACTAGACTATTATTTTTTCAAAGTACCTGTTTTTAGGTGTGATTGGGCTAATCCTGGAACTG catcacaAGCAAAGCAAGTTTTCTATTCTAGGGaaaatgatgaatcaaattggtatgTGTTGCTAAAAGCACCACCTCGAGGTATTCATAACATGGATTTGCTTGAAGAGGATGCATATACATCATCAAAACCTCTTGATGTGTCTAGACTTGAGATTAACATTACTGAGAAAGAACCATATTCCAGAAATGAGTGTGAGGGAATTGATGTTATTGATATCCCATGA